AGCCGTGGTAGCTGTCCAGCCGCACGCCGGGCACCAGCGTCCACCGCGCGGAGGGTTTCAGGGCGAGCTGCGCGCCCACCCCCGCGAAGGTGGCGAGGATGTCGGGGCGGTCGTATGCGTCCGGGCCTTCCGCGGGGCCCACGGGGCGGAAGATGCCCACCGCCACCACTTCGGCGCTGCGTCGTTCGAGCTGTCCGAAGAGCTCCATCCGCACAGCGTCTGACAGCTCGCGCGTGAAGCCTCCGCGCAGCGCCACGTTGCCTTGTCGCAGGGTGTATTCGCCGTCGTAGCGGCCGTCGTCGGCGAAGTCGATGCCCAGCTTGTCGGTGCCGAGCGTGAGGCCCAGCTCGGCCTCGCCGCCCGCGAAGGGGTGACGTCCGCGCACGTCCAGTCGGTGGAAGCGCAGTCCCACGCCGCCGGAGTCCTGATTGGCCGCGCGCGCGGAGAGGCCCACCCGGTCCGAGCTGCCCATGGCGAGCACCCGGAGCTGGCCCTGTCCCACGCGCTGGTCCACGCGGGCCTGATAGTCCCAGTAGTTCGCGTAGATGGCCGGGTCTCCACCGCTGGAGTACTGCCCGCCGTCACTGCCTACGTATGCGGAGGGCGCGGTGATGGCGTTGGCCACGCGCGTGACGATAAGGCCCGTGTAGCTGATTCGCGCGGCGGCGGCGACCACGGTGCCCGTGTCCTTCATCGGCACTTCGAGGAAGACGCCGCTGTGGATGAGGTCCAGGTAGGCGCTGCCGTGGATGCCATCCTCTCGGGGCCGACTGATGTGCGCGTCCACCGCGCCGCCCAGCAGGCCGCCGTAGCGCGCGGAGGGGACGCCGACCTGGAAGTCGAGCGTCTCGATGAGGTCGGGGTGCACCACCGCGCCGCCCACCATCAAGTGGTAGAGGAAGGGCACGCGCACGCCGTCCACGTAGAAGGCGCTGGCGGAGGGTTGCACGCCGCGCACCACGGGGTAGGAGAGGCCGGAGGCCAGCGTCGTCACGCCGGGCATCAGCATCACCACGCGGAACGGGTCGCCCATGGTACCGGGGACCTCGCGCAGCTCCTGGTCATGCAAGGTGATGCGGGAGACCTCGGTCCGCGGGCGGTCGCCGCGCACCACCGTCTCGTAGGGGTTCAGCACGAGCGGCTCCAGCGCGTAGACGACCTCCAGGCGTTGGTCTGCTTCCAAGGTCTCCTTCAGGTAGAGCAGCCGGTGTCCGGGCGAGGTGATGAGCAGGGTGTGTTCGCCCGGAGGGAGCGGCAGCTCGAAGAGGCCCTGCGGGTCCGCCTCGGTGAGGTGCTCGCCGCTGCGCACGACGGCGCCTGCGAGCGGCTTGCGCGTGCCCTTCGCCCGGATGCGGCCGGTGAGCATGGCGACGCGGGCGGCGGGCTCGAAGCGGTAGGTGAAGGGCAAGCGCACCGCGACGGGGACACCGCCGGACATGGCCGGATGGAAGCGCAGGCCCGTGGCGGCGTGCAGCGCGGCGCGGAGGAGTTCGGGGGGCGCGTCGTC
This genomic window from Myxococcus hansupus contains:
- a CDS encoding TonB-dependent receptor domain-containing protein; this translates as MTTLLAVSFATAPLAAEGPAHASDAAEPAPPEPPTLLENSPAKLPEGFPLTEPVVVELELTLDEAGEVTDVRVTRDDAPPELLRAALHAATGLRFHPAMSGGVPVAVRLPFTYRFEPAARVAMLTGRIRAKGTRKPLAGAVVRSGEHLTEADPQGLFELPLPPGEHTLLITSPGHRLLYLKETLEADQRLEVVYALEPLVLNPYETVVRGDRPRTEVSRITLHDQELREVPGTMGDPFRVVMLMPGVTTLASGLSYPVVRGVQPSASAFYVDGVRVPFLYHLMVGGAVVHPDLIETLDFQVGVPSARYGGLLGGAVDAHISRPREDGIHGSAYLDLIHSGVFLEVPMKDTGTVVAAAARISYTGLIVTRVANAITAPSAYVGSDGGQYSSGGDPAIYANYWDYQARVDQRVGQGQLRVLAMGSSDRVGLSARAANQDSGGVGLRFHRLDVRGRHPFAGGEAELGLTLGTDKLGIDFADDGRYDGEYTLRQGNVALRGGFTRELSDAVRMELFGQLERRSAEVVAVGIFRPVGPAEGPDAYDRPDILATFAGVGAQLALKPSARWTLVPGVRLDSYHGFGSPTMLAVEPRLAVRHALTDTLTLKTGAGLYHQPATVLLPVPAGEMLALDRGLQRAVQLSAGAEWRPFPELEVSAEAYFNPLLRTLEFNFEDVLSNLRRRGLEAEDIQGKGHTYGVELMVRRPLGRNWFGWFTYGFNQSRRFERFTRVGPNGEELGQAEGYLPYVFEQAHTVKAALSYRFPYVTVGAVANFNTGRPESGQFGYRTMRPGTTDDGTPEWRPVSRDAVDRLPPFFRLDVRASHTWALENFVLDVYLDVFNVTARTEVISRKFGFEETSTGAVDTLRVSTLGVPVILPTLGAKGTF